The following coding sequences are from one Amphiprion ocellaris isolate individual 3 ecotype Okinawa chromosome 19, ASM2253959v1, whole genome shotgun sequence window:
- the pick1 gene encoding PRKCA-binding protein: MFTDMDYELEEDKLGIPTVPGTVTLKKDANNLIGISIGGGAQYCPCLYIVQVFDNTPAALDGTLAAGDEITGVNGKPVKGKTKVEVAKMIQAVQGEAIIHYNKLQADPKQGKSLDIVLKKVKHRLVENMSSGTADALGLSRAILCNDGLVKRLEELEKTAELYKGLMEHTKRLLRAFFELSQTHRAFGDVFSVIGVREPQAAASEAFVKFADAHRNIEKYGIQLLKTIKPMLHDLNTYLHKAIPDTKLTIRKYLDVKFEYLSYCLKVKEMDDEEYSSIAMGEPLYRVSTGNYEYRLVLRCRQEARARFAKMRKDVLEKIELLDQKHVQDIVFQLQRFVSGMSHYYDECYAVLKEADVFPIEVDLSRTMINYSSQSLSYTEDEEEEGGGGGEEEGGSAGRQAENGAEKLIDDE; encoded by the exons ATGTTCACCGACATGGACTATGAGTTGGAGGAGGACAAACT TGGGATACCAACAGTACCTGGTACGGTGACGCTGAAGAAAGATGCTAATAATCTTATTGGTATCAGCATTGGTGGCGGGGCTCAATACTGTCCTTGCCTCTACATTGTCCAG GTCTTTGATAACACTCCAGCAGCTCTGGATGGGACGCTGGCAGCAGGGGATGAAATCACAGGTGTGAACGGGAAGCCAGTGAAGGGAAAGACTAAGGTGGAGGTGGCCAAGATGATTCAAGCTGTCCAG GGAGAAGCAATAATCCACTACAACAAACTGCAAGCAGACCCAAAACAGGGGAAGAGTTTGGATATAG tgctgaaaaaagtcaaacatcGCCTGGTAGAGAATATGAGCTCAGGCACAGCAGATGCTCTCGGACTCAGTAGAGCTATTCTATGCAATG ATGGACTGGTCAAGAGACTAGAAGAGTtggagaaaacagcagaactcTACAAAG GGCTGATGGAGCACACAAAGAGGCTACTCAGAGCTTTCTTTGAGCTTTCTCAAACTCACAGAG CGTTTGGagatgttttttctgtcattggAGTACGAGAGCCCCAGGCTGCAGCCAGTGAGGCATTTGTGAAGTTTGCAGATGCTCACCGCAACATTGAGAAATACGGCATTCAGCTACTAAAGACCATCAAACCT ATGCTCCATGATCTGAACACGTATCTTCACAAGGCCATTCCAGACACAAAGCTCACCATCCGCAAGTACCTGGATGTGAAGTTTGAATATCTG tCTTACTGCCTCAAAGTGAAGGAGATGGACGATGAAGAATACAGCAGTATT GCAATGGGAGAGCCTCTGTATCGTGTCAGCACTGGTAACTACGAGTACCGCTTGGTGCTGCGCTGTCGACAAGAGGCCCGTGCTCGCTTCGCCAAGATGAGGAAGGACGTTCTGGAGAAGATAGAACTGCTGGATCAGAAACATG TTCAGGACATTGTGTTCCAGCTGCAGCGCTTCGTCTCGGGCATGTCGCACTACTACGACGAGTGCTACGCCGTCCTGAAGGAGGCGGACGTCTTCCCCATCGAAGTGGACCTCTCCCGCACCATGATCAACTACAGCAGCCAGTCGCTGTCCTACACGGAagacgaggaagaggagggaggaggaggtggagaggaagagggaggcaGTGCGGGCAGACAGGCGGAGAACGGCGCAGAGAAACTGATCGATGATGAATGA